One genomic window of Xanthobacter dioxanivorans includes the following:
- a CDS encoding beta strand repeat-containing protein, protein MTAQNTTTVTASAGGAGSTEATAAGNGSALGLGLMVTGSAGISGSLANSGDISVGTTARVTADGAAGPLATTAIANASSIGLLTAGGAGIGGDFSNSARILSLANAAARAGGTGTAEASAYAYGIAIDATGGIGGSISNSGFIGAAAEATATGSSTDARAVATGLQIAQGSVGGSISNSGTLAAVASGTDVTVVALALGTSLAGGTLSPAESTLLATLGAPATLAGDGPVTVASGIVNSGLISANAIGTQSASATAIRVAGGSVIGTLTNTGTIKATASGGSATAIDLAGEGGATRVFLQDGGVIGDIVLSSHHVDTIVWSGGTFAGDVFGGGLGSLAVLAGTASSFAYSGTLESLASVTVGGEGRRWRWHSPARRSPSAPSPWQMAAVCSSPPTAPSPPPPTCRPPAAPLVSTSPPNGPPRPSPPPARAFRAPSRCRAPRASDRGPPPTIS, encoded by the coding sequence GTGACGGCACAAAACACCACCACGGTCACGGCCTCCGCCGGGGGGGCCGGGAGCACTGAGGCCACCGCCGCCGGCAACGGCAGCGCACTGGGCCTCGGCCTCATGGTCACCGGCTCGGCGGGGATTTCCGGTTCCCTCGCCAATTCCGGCGACATCAGCGTCGGGACGACGGCGCGTGTCACCGCGGACGGAGCGGCGGGGCCCCTGGCGACGACGGCGATCGCGAACGCGTCGTCCATCGGACTTCTGACGGCGGGTGGCGCCGGGATCGGCGGCGATTTCTCCAACAGCGCGCGAATTCTCTCTTTGGCCAATGCTGCGGCGAGGGCCGGCGGCACCGGCACCGCCGAGGCATCGGCCTATGCCTACGGCATCGCCATCGACGCCACGGGCGGCATCGGCGGCAGCATCTCGAATTCCGGTTTCATCGGCGCGGCGGCCGAGGCCACGGCGACCGGGAGCAGCACCGACGCCCGCGCCGTCGCCACGGGTCTGCAGATCGCGCAGGGCAGCGTGGGGGGCTCCATCAGCAATAGCGGCACGCTGGCGGCCGTCGCCTCCGGCACCGACGTCACCGTGGTGGCGCTGGCGCTCGGCACGAGCCTCGCCGGCGGCACGCTCAGCCCCGCCGAAAGCACGCTTCTCGCCACGCTCGGAGCGCCGGCCACCCTCGCAGGCGATGGACCGGTGACGGTGGCATCCGGCATCGTCAACAGCGGCCTCATCAGCGCCAATGCCATCGGAACGCAGTCGGCGAGCGCAACCGCCATCCGCGTGGCCGGAGGCAGCGTCATCGGCACGCTCACCAATACGGGCACCATCAAGGCCACCGCATCGGGGGGCTCCGCCACGGCCATCGACCTCGCCGGCGAGGGCGGGGCGACACGCGTCTTCCTCCAGGATGGCGGCGTCATCGGCGACATCGTCCTGTCGTCCCACCATGTCGACACCATCGTCTGGAGCGGCGGCACCTTCGCCGGTGACGTCTTCGGCGGCGGCCTCGGCAGCCTCGCCGTCCTGGCCGGCACCGCCAGCAGCTTCGCCTATTCCGGCACGCTCGAAAGCCTCGCCTCGGTGACCGTGGGCGGGGAGGGGCGCCGGTGGCGCTGGCATTCACCGGCTCGGCGGTCGCCATCGGCACCTTCACCGTGGCAAATGGCGGCAGTTTGCTCCTCGCCGCCGACAGCGCCATCTCCGCCTCCTCCTACATGCAGGCCCCCGGCGGCACCCTTGGTGTCTACCTCTCCCCCGAATGGACCGCCGCGCCCATCTCCGCCACCAGCGCGAGCCTTTCGGGCACCCTCGCGGTGCAGGGCGCCTCGGGCCTCAGATCGAGGACCACCACCTACGATCTCGTGA
- a CDS encoding beta strand repeat-containing protein translates to MTRLISSRLLASTSVIAIALAASGARAEDFIIPSGTVFTTPVVVDMNTAGAPFGSVLNLGGIVITENTRNSAEALTIYRTAISGSIVNSGTVNIAQTLSKLDIHGGGTSVSASGETKGIVLYNSAPLNGGFQNSGSVTVSRNAVADVVVKTSGTVALSEYAYGVQLDSYMAGGIVNTNTGVIDVSNDITAALTPSDHYSQLNPVTTVYAYGVIAYDTAAASGFDNAGSISASARGTITHNLARSSSATLLAASTARAVGVVMSQSGAAMPSGVTGTSMTNSGIIDVVGAMTQATNFSVVATSANAGLGRLIESSAVVFAAGVLANEAQVTRFENTGTLSVSGTASVVAVGSVIGPGKASLINHNSPTSPETSFESGSVGGSVTAYGVSIANGSLGGLSNTGVIDVSGQATTTLTGTATGTTAAEVGLQAFAAVQLTGIDVATQTLTGPVLNSGQVTLDATAAFTSQQTATGSGGATSHDAKVESSGFVQTRLAGISVASSGFEAANYNATVGNSAQITLSATATGSQGGTAQSQGEAVADVSFSSGSSFLVGALLFATNTASGILVDAPNVAEVTNSGIIDLSSAFSSGLVATATGGTKATASANSAAPSLTSFGLNIQEVAGGPSAGTVPTTRIANSGTIGLSATVTIANVASAAANLAGGTASASAASQSTTVSTTPGLDGAVAASYGIYLSLDGLAGSLSNSGVISVSQALSITDRATATADKAEAMAVSDGLSLALGVLAAPGAVTGSFLNTGAISAAALGNFTASATATGGPDRRARMPARPGSSSAAASFLPPPGCPGSTIAAPCG, encoded by the coding sequence ATGACCCGCCTCATCTCATCGCGTCTGCTCGCTTCCACCTCCGTCATCGCCATCGCCCTGGCGGCTTCCGGCGCCCGGGCTGAAGATTTCATCATCCCCTCCGGCACGGTCTTCACGACCCCCGTGGTGGTGGACATGAACACCGCCGGCGCGCCCTTCGGGAGCGTTCTGAACCTCGGCGGCATCGTCATCACCGAGAACACCAGGAACAGCGCGGAGGCGCTGACCATCTACCGCACGGCGATTTCCGGAAGCATCGTCAATTCCGGCACGGTCAACATCGCGCAGACCCTGTCGAAGCTGGACATCCACGGCGGCGGCACCTCCGTCTCCGCGTCGGGGGAAACCAAGGGCATCGTGCTCTACAACAGCGCGCCGCTGAATGGAGGCTTCCAGAACAGCGGGTCGGTCACGGTGAGCCGGAACGCCGTCGCCGACGTCGTCGTCAAGACCAGCGGCACCGTGGCGCTCTCCGAATATGCCTACGGCGTGCAGCTGGACAGCTACATGGCCGGCGGCATCGTGAACACCAACACCGGCGTCATCGACGTCTCCAACGACATCACCGCCGCCCTCACCCCCTCCGACCACTACTCGCAGCTCAATCCGGTGACGACGGTCTACGCCTACGGCGTGATCGCGTACGACACCGCCGCCGCGAGCGGGTTCGACAATGCCGGCTCCATCTCCGCGAGCGCCAGGGGCACGATCACCCATAACCTCGCCCGCTCTTCGAGCGCGACCTTGCTGGCTGCCTCCACGGCGCGGGCGGTGGGGGTGGTGATGTCGCAGAGCGGCGCGGCCATGCCGTCCGGGGTGACCGGAACCTCGATGACCAATTCCGGCATCATCGACGTCGTCGGCGCCATGACGCAGGCCACCAATTTTTCCGTGGTCGCAACCTCCGCCAATGCCGGCCTCGGCCGGCTGATCGAATCGAGCGCGGTTGTCTTCGCGGCCGGCGTCCTGGCCAACGAGGCACAGGTCACGAGGTTCGAGAATACGGGCACCCTCTCCGTGTCCGGCACGGCGAGCGTCGTTGCCGTGGGCAGCGTGATCGGCCCCGGCAAGGCCTCGCTCATCAACCACAATTCGCCCACCAGTCCCGAGACGAGCTTCGAATCCGGCTCCGTGGGCGGTTCCGTGACCGCCTACGGTGTCTCCATCGCCAATGGCAGCCTGGGCGGCCTGAGCAACACCGGCGTCATCGACGTCAGCGGGCAGGCGACCACGACCCTCACCGGGACCGCCACCGGAACGACCGCCGCCGAGGTGGGGCTGCAGGCCTTCGCGGCGGTCCAGCTCACAGGCATCGACGTCGCCACCCAGACCCTCACCGGGCCCGTGCTGAACAGCGGACAGGTGACGCTGGATGCCACCGCCGCTTTCACCAGCCAGCAGACGGCGACCGGATCGGGCGGGGCCACCAGCCATGACGCGAAGGTGGAAAGTTCCGGCTTCGTGCAGACCCGGCTCGCCGGCATCAGCGTGGCCTCGTCCGGCTTCGAGGCGGCGAACTACAACGCCACGGTGGGCAATTCCGCCCAGATCACCCTCTCCGCGACCGCCACCGGAAGCCAGGGGGGCACCGCCCAGTCGCAGGGCGAGGCGGTTGCCGATGTGAGCTTCAGCTCCGGCTCGTCCTTCCTCGTGGGCGCCCTGCTGTTCGCTACCAACACGGCGAGCGGCATCCTCGTCGACGCGCCGAACGTGGCCGAGGTCACGAACTCGGGCATCATCGACCTCTCCTCGGCTTTCTCCTCCGGCCTCGTGGCGACGGCGACGGGCGGCACCAAGGCGACCGCCTCCGCCAATTCGGCCGCCCCCTCCCTCACCAGCTTCGGCCTGAACATCCAGGAAGTCGCGGGCGGCCCTTCGGCCGGGACGGTGCCGACCACGCGGATCGCCAATTCCGGCACCATCGGCCTGAGCGCGACTGTCACCATCGCCAACGTGGCGAGCGCAGCGGCGAACCTCGCCGGCGGCACGGCAAGCGCGAGCGCCGCGAGCCAGTCGACCACGGTGAGCACCACGCCGGGCCTGGATGGGGCCGTGGCGGCAAGCTACGGCATCTACCTGTCGCTCGACGGACTCGCGGGCAGCCTCTCCAATTCCGGCGTCATTTCCGTCAGCCAGGCGCTGTCGATCACCGATCGCGCGACGGCGACCGCCGACAAGGCGGAGGCGATGGCCGTGTCGGACGGCCTGTCGCTGGCGCTCGGCGTCCTCGCCGCGCCCGGCGCCGTCACCGGCTCCTTCCTCAACACCGGCGCCATCTCCGCGGCGGCCCTCGGAAACTTCACGGCCTCCGCCACCGCCACGGGGGGACCGGACAGGCGAGCGCGGATGCCGGCGCGACCGGGATCGTCTTCGGCGGCGGCGTCCTTCTTGCCACCGCCGGGCTGTCCGGGTTCGACAATAGCGGCACCGTGCGGGTGA
- the greA gene encoding transcription elongation factor GreA: MSVAFTRENDLEATAADLPDRPISPHPNLVTAAGLAALDAALAEARAAYGAAQTGDVQADRTAMARATRDLRYYSARRANAQLIESHPDPRTVQFGTTVTLDREDGRRQTFRIVGEDEADPARGSVSYVSPLASAVMGKTVGDVALVAGREVEVVEIA, from the coding sequence ATGTCCGTCGCCTTCACGCGCGAGAATGACCTCGAAGCCACCGCCGCCGACCTGCCGGACCGGCCGATCTCGCCGCATCCCAATCTGGTGACGGCGGCCGGGCTGGCGGCGCTGGATGCGGCCTTGGCCGAGGCGCGGGCGGCCTATGGGGCGGCGCAGACCGGCGACGTGCAGGCCGACCGCACCGCCATGGCACGGGCCACCCGGGACCTGCGCTATTACAGCGCCCGCCGGGCCAATGCGCAGCTGATCGAGAGTCATCCCGACCCCCGGACGGTGCAGTTCGGCACCACCGTCACCCTCGACCGCGAGGATGGCCGCCGGCAGACGTTCCGCATCGTCGGCGAGGACGAGGCGGACCCGGCGAGGGGCTCGGTGTCCTACGTCTCGCCGCTGGCCAGCGCCGTGATGGGCAAGACGGTCGGCGACGTGGCTCTGGTGGCCGGTCGCGAGGTGGAGGTGGTGGAGATCGCCTGA
- a CDS encoding multicopper oxidase domain-containing protein: MLALWALSGVGLVLAQDRVHAQERTAPELREPVTLASKDGVLEVTLTARQGSVRLDTASAPVGNALVFGYTLIRGTASNGAASATDSYPAPTLQVSPGETLVIHLENGLQDLTIREFFDPKYTPLGGTVPTYPEQLTQSPLNLHTHGLHVSPKGNSDNVLLHLPAGTSNTYTYRIPADHPQGAYWYHPHLHTLTTTHVYFGLAGLLNIGRTDGNLPVVTQKAISIRNMAFQYNFVFDRQGPNPQFNNPYWSQFVSTLEPPAGEALANGTYRPLLAPVNFTASRPGTRFATVWYAGPLSINNMRGRFQFIPNNLQAFTPHAGTGERVPANPSLPDHLRDMQFTVNGQFQPTLRSKPGQTEIWVLSNISDIGYMNLRLTETATGRHPRFAIVGQDGNPSPVVRYPVGEGGTRLLIPPASRFAIAVTMPEEGDLVLEMPPLGGGARTENAPGILYTSNGTANPPGVLGTLSVAPSAVSYFDGFFFFPTQRLLRAVPAGGKGETTAFADGQPLGTPNVFEDLSKLTPDLTRHILINGGFLNDLASKADPKTFIYAFDSEAFPNVPLIQPRLGSVEEWVFRNENNDEHPIHVHVNDFQVTAASDPTIDLKIGPEMQAVDNANVPAPNLGPGESVIQPGTLAMRTRFLDYAGLFVMHCHRLNHEDNGLMALVNVIPAVSSYAVSVPGAPGRPATVRVLDGNGDRLIATVTPFAGFEGTASVAMGDVDGDGVYDLVVGAGPGQAPEVVVYSGAARNGALPFSRELARFTAFDPAEKGGVSVAVAQIDGTSADNVIVGSGPGARSQVKVFRSSLLPLGWALAEFSSFSPYGDDRSGVTVSSGFVDFSTGRQSIVTAPGPGAPGLVKVFVFPLLGPLGAGSGPGGLLAQASGTALSPFDNICRASTDQAEPVTTAEFAPFGDSYRGGVTLATGWLAGVLGGAQRIVAGQLDGGTVKVFTSGSALDGGPPMYFHSAAAHPPVVFKEMITFQPFGAGRRGLSVAATSTTEGADLLVSAPPDGSDPARVLRFQLFRPDASAKSLNARLVGETKLASPGRLVLGGD, translated from the coding sequence ATGCTCGCGCTCTGGGCCCTCTCCGGGGTCGGTCTCGTGCTTGCCCAGGACCGCGTCCATGCGCAGGAGCGGACGGCGCCCGAACTCCGGGAGCCGGTGACGCTCGCCAGCAAGGACGGCGTGCTCGAAGTCACGCTCACGGCGCGCCAGGGGTCGGTCCGGCTCGACACGGCAAGCGCCCCGGTGGGGAACGCACTGGTCTTCGGCTACACCCTGATCCGCGGCACGGCGTCGAACGGCGCCGCATCCGCGACGGATAGCTACCCGGCCCCGACGCTGCAGGTCTCCCCCGGCGAGACCTTGGTCATCCATCTTGAGAACGGCCTCCAGGACCTGACGATCCGGGAGTTCTTCGATCCGAAATACACGCCGCTGGGCGGCACGGTCCCGACCTATCCCGAGCAGCTCACGCAATCGCCGCTCAACCTGCACACCCATGGCCTGCATGTGAGCCCGAAGGGCAATTCGGACAATGTGCTCCTGCACCTGCCGGCGGGCACATCGAACACTTACACCTACCGCATCCCCGCCGATCATCCGCAGGGGGCCTACTGGTACCACCCTCACCTCCACACGCTGACGACGACCCATGTCTATTTCGGTCTCGCCGGCCTGCTCAACATCGGGCGCACCGACGGCAACCTGCCGGTGGTGACGCAGAAGGCCATCTCGATCCGCAACATGGCGTTCCAGTACAATTTCGTGTTCGACCGCCAGGGCCCGAACCCGCAGTTCAACAACCCGTATTGGAGCCAGTTCGTCAGCACGCTGGAGCCGCCGGCCGGGGAGGCGCTGGCGAACGGCACCTATCGGCCGCTGCTCGCGCCGGTGAACTTCACGGCCTCCAGGCCCGGCACGCGCTTTGCCACCGTCTGGTATGCCGGCCCCCTGTCGATCAACAACATGCGCGGGCGCTTCCAGTTCATTCCCAACAACCTGCAAGCCTTCACCCCCCATGCCGGCACCGGAGAGCGGGTCCCGGCCAATCCGAGCCTCCCCGACCACCTGCGCGACATGCAGTTCACCGTGAACGGCCAGTTCCAGCCCACCCTCCGCAGCAAGCCGGGGCAGACGGAGATCTGGGTCCTCTCCAACATCAGCGACATCGGCTACATGAACCTCCGCCTCACCGAGACGGCGACCGGTCGCCACCCCCGGTTCGCGATCGTCGGGCAGGACGGCAATCCCAGCCCTGTCGTCCGCTATCCTGTGGGCGAAGGCGGCACCCGGCTGCTGATCCCGCCAGCGTCGCGCTTCGCCATCGCGGTGACCATGCCGGAGGAGGGCGACCTGGTCCTCGAAATGCCACCCCTGGGCGGCGGCGCGCGCACGGAAAACGCGCCGGGCATCCTCTACACCAGCAACGGCACCGCGAACCCGCCCGGCGTGCTGGGCACGCTGAGCGTCGCGCCGTCGGCGGTCAGCTATTTCGACGGCTTCTTCTTCTTTCCCACCCAGCGCCTGCTGCGGGCCGTGCCGGCCGGCGGCAAGGGCGAGACCACGGCGTTTGCGGACGGCCAGCCATTGGGCACCCCCAATGTCTTCGAGGATCTGTCGAAGCTCACGCCGGACCTGACGCGACACATCCTGATCAACGGCGGATTCCTCAACGATCTCGCCAGCAAGGCCGACCCCAAGACCTTCATCTACGCTTTCGACAGCGAAGCCTTCCCCAATGTCCCGCTGATCCAGCCGCGCCTCGGCTCGGTGGAGGAATGGGTGTTCCGGAACGAGAACAACGACGAGCACCCGATCCATGTGCACGTCAACGATTTCCAGGTCACCGCCGCGTCGGACCCGACGATCGACCTGAAGATCGGGCCGGAGATGCAGGCCGTCGACAACGCCAACGTGCCGGCGCCGAACCTCGGCCCCGGGGAATCGGTGATCCAGCCCGGCACGCTCGCCATGCGCACGCGGTTCCTGGACTATGCCGGGCTCTTCGTCATGCACTGCCATCGCCTCAATCACGAGGACAACGGCCTGATGGCGCTGGTCAACGTCATCCCGGCGGTCTCATCCTACGCGGTGTCCGTCCCCGGCGCGCCGGGGCGGCCGGCGACGGTCCGGGTGCTCGACGGCAACGGCGACCGGCTGATCGCCACGGTCACCCCGTTCGCCGGCTTCGAGGGAACCGCGAGCGTTGCCATGGGTGACGTGGACGGGGACGGTGTCTACGACCTCGTCGTCGGCGCCGGGCCGGGCCAGGCGCCCGAGGTCGTCGTCTATTCGGGAGCGGCCAGGAACGGCGCCCTCCCCTTCTCCCGGGAGCTGGCCCGCTTCACGGCCTTCGACCCGGCCGAGAAGGGCGGCGTCAGCGTCGCCGTCGCCCAGATCGATGGAACGAGCGCGGACAATGTCATCGTCGGCTCGGGGCCTGGGGCGCGCAGCCAGGTGAAGGTCTTCCGTTCTTCGCTGCTGCCCCTGGGCTGGGCGCTGGCCGAGTTCTCCTCGTTCAGCCCTTATGGCGACGATCGCTCGGGCGTCACCGTCAGCTCGGGCTTCGTGGACTTCTCGACAGGCCGCCAGAGCATCGTGACGGCGCCCGGCCCCGGCGCGCCGGGGCTGGTGAAGGTCTTCGTCTTCCCGCTCCTCGGGCCGCTCGGGGCCGGCTCCGGGCCGGGCGGCCTGCTCGCCCAGGCCTCCGGCACGGCGCTTTCCCCGTTCGACAACATCTGCCGCGCCAGCACCGACCAGGCCGAGCCGGTCACCACTGCCGAGTTTGCCCCCTTCGGCGACAGCTACCGGGGTGGGGTGACCCTCGCCACCGGCTGGCTCGCCGGGGTTCTCGGCGGCGCCCAGCGGATCGTGGCGGGGCAGCTCGACGGTGGGACGGTCAAGGTGTTCACCAGCGGCTCCGCGCTGGATGGCGGGCCTCCCATGTATTTCCACAGCGCGGCCGCGCATCCCCCGGTCGTCTTCAAGGAGATGATCACGTTCCAGCCGTTCGGCGCGGGACGGCGCGGGCTGAGCGTGGCCGCGACCAGCACCACCGAGGGGGCGGATCTCCTCGTCAGCGCCCCGCCCGACGGGAGTGATCCGGCAAGGGTCCTGCGCTTCCAGCTGTTCCGGCCGGATGCGTCGGCAAAATCGCTGAATGCCCGCCTGGTGGGAGAAACGAAGCTGGCCAGCCCCGGCCGCCTTGTGCTGGGCGGGGATTGA
- a CDS encoding SGNH/GDSL hydrolase family protein, with protein sequence MPMRDRVRIEATIRSNFTRAPVLAIGDSITYEAAPGHLCGARVFNAAVPGDRLSDLLAEAPDFAVRLAPERVVIAIGINDSLPPHPDIAQWADDYRTLVALFAGRDLVLVEINPVDPRISSFVTQLDQDFIQRANAVIRDIAAETGAHVVPAPREVITRDGLHPTPAGAALWRARLSEAACSVKVAR encoded by the coding sequence ATGCCGATGCGCGATCGCGTGCGGATCGAGGCGACGATCCGCTCCAATTTCACCCGCGCCCCGGTGCTCGCCATCGGCGACAGCATCACCTACGAGGCGGCCCCGGGGCACCTGTGCGGCGCCCGCGTGTTCAACGCCGCCGTGCCCGGCGACCGGCTTTCCGACCTCCTCGCCGAAGCCCCGGATTTCGCGGTGCGGCTGGCGCCGGAACGGGTGGTGATCGCCATCGGCATCAACGATTCCCTTCCGCCCCACCCGGACATCGCCCAGTGGGCGGACGACTACCGCACCCTCGTCGCGCTGTTCGCCGGACGCGATCTCGTGCTGGTGGAGATCAACCCCGTGGATCCGCGCATTTCCAGCTTCGTGACCCAGCTGGACCAGGACTTCATCCAGCGTGCCAATGCGGTGATCCGAGACATCGCCGCCGAAACCGGCGCCCACGTCGTGCCGGCGCCGAGGGAGGTCATCACGCGGGACGGACTGCATCCGACCCCCGCGGGCGCCGCCTTGTGGCGGGCTCGCCTGTCCGAGGCAGCGTGCAGCGTGAAGGTCGCGCGGTGA
- a CDS encoding efflux RND transporter periplasmic adaptor subunit, protein MNALSPIDDKVSAGLGRRPAAKRRRGLWRWVVMALVLAGGAYAYVRSTAPDPNAGLSIAPVVRGDVEETVLASGTLKPVKLVAVGSQASGRITGLRVVLGQRVKAGDLVAEIDSVTQENALRTARAALANVRAQKAEKEATLLRNEQTFARQKTMVAQKAVSQSDFESAEADVKTTRAQLEALDAQIVEAEIAVETAKANLGYTRITAPTDGTVLAIVAQQGQTVNASQSAPTIVVLGQLDVMTVRAEISEADIVKVRPGLPLWFTILGDPDRRFEGRLDFIEPAPESIKTDSSFTTSSSSSSTSSSSSSSSSSAIYYIGVFDVPNPEGRLRTYMTAEVHIVLGAAKGVLTVPSTALVRAGDGYAVRVVGADGSLARRRVDVGLNDKVTAEIRSGLNEGDRVVTGEMTTGAATPARRSGPPPMGL, encoded by the coding sequence ATGAACGCCCTTTCTCCCATCGACGACAAGGTGTCGGCCGGCCTCGGCCGCCGCCCCGCGGCAAAGCGCCGGCGCGGGCTCTGGCGCTGGGTGGTGATGGCGCTGGTGCTCGCCGGCGGCGCCTATGCCTATGTCCGCTCTACCGCGCCGGATCCCAATGCCGGGCTCTCGATCGCCCCCGTCGTGCGCGGCGACGTGGAGGAGACCGTGCTCGCCTCCGGCACGCTGAAGCCGGTGAAGCTGGTGGCGGTGGGCTCGCAGGCCTCCGGCCGCATCACCGGCCTGAGGGTGGTGCTGGGCCAGCGGGTGAAAGCGGGCGACCTGGTCGCCGAGATCGATTCCGTCACCCAGGAGAACGCCCTGCGCACCGCCCGCGCCGCCCTCGCCAACGTCCGCGCCCAGAAGGCAGAGAAGGAGGCGACGCTGCTGCGCAACGAGCAGACCTTCGCCCGGCAGAAGACGATGGTGGCCCAGAAGGCGGTCTCCCAGTCGGATTTCGAATCCGCCGAGGCGGACGTGAAAACCACGCGGGCGCAGCTCGAGGCCCTCGACGCCCAGATCGTGGAGGCCGAGATCGCGGTGGAGACGGCCAAGGCCAATCTCGGCTACACGCGCATCACCGCGCCCACCGACGGCACGGTGCTGGCCATCGTCGCCCAGCAGGGCCAGACCGTGAATGCCAGCCAGTCCGCGCCCACCATTGTCGTCCTCGGCCAATTGGACGTGATGACGGTGCGGGCGGAGATTTCCGAGGCGGACATCGTGAAGGTGCGCCCCGGCCTGCCCCTGTGGTTCACCATCCTCGGCGATCCGGACCGGCGCTTCGAGGGGCGGCTGGACTTCATCGAGCCGGCGCCGGAATCCATCAAGACCGACAGCAGCTTCACCACATCCTCGTCGTCCTCCTCGACAAGCAGCTCCTCGTCGTCGAGCTCCTCCTCCGCCATCTACTATATCGGCGTCTTCGACGTGCCGAACCCCGAGGGGCGCCTGCGCACCTACATGACGGCCGAAGTGCATATCGTCCTGGGCGCGGCCAAAGGCGTGCTCACGGTTCCCTCCACGGCGCTGGTGCGCGCCGGTGACGGCTATGCGGTGCGCGTCGTCGGTGCCGACGGAAGCCTCGCGCGGCGCCGGGTGGACGTCGGCCTCAACGACAAGGTCACCGCCGAGATCCGCTCGGGCCTGAACGAAGGCGATCGCGTCGTGACCGGCGAGATGACCACCGGCGCGGCCACACCGGCACGCCGGTCCGGCCCACCGCCCATGGGGCTCTAG